AGTGAATTTTTTGTGAACATTTGCCTTTTAGGAGCAACAGGTAGAGTTGGAACTGTTATTCTGGAAAATGCATTGAAGAACCAGTTATCTGTAAAAGTACTCGTTAGAGATCAATCTAAATTACAAGTAGCATCTGAGGGCCTTACTGTGAGAGAAGGAAATGTTTTAAATGAGAAGGATCTTGCCTTAACCATCAAGGGAAGTGACGTGGTTATAAGTGCACTGAATACAGATAAAAGTACAACACTTTCCGATTCGATGCCACTAATTATTAAACAAATGCAACACCATGGAATAAAACGTATAATTACAGTTGGTACTGCCGGAATTCTTCAGGCACGTTCTGCTCCCCATCTCTACCGCTTTCAATCCTCGGAGTCCAAGCGAAAGAGCACCCGGGATGCAGAAGAACATCTAAAAGCATATTTATTACTAAAGGAATCTGGTCTTGATTGGACCATTGTTTGCCCTACTTATTTGCCCATTGGAGAAAGGGTAGGACAATATAGATATGAAAAGGACTTCCTTCCGGAGAATCCATCCTCGATTTCGATTTATGACACCGGAGACTTCACTTACAAACAGCTTTTTACCAAAGAATTTATAGGAGCACGAGTAGGACTTACCTATTAAGTGAAAGGGGAATAACCATAATGGTTACTCCCCTTTCAAATTAACCAGCCAAGTTAGAAGTCCCCTGTTGAAGCTGGTACATCTGATAATACTTCCCCTTATTTGCCATCAACTCTTCATGACTGCCTTTTTCCACAATAGCCCCTCGATCTAATACAAGAATCTGATCCGCGTTTCTGATGGTTGATAGGCGATGAGCAATAATAAAGGTGGTTCTTCCTTTTTTAAGGACATCCATTGCTTTCTGAATAAGCGCTTCCGTTTCCGTATCAATACTTGAAGTAGCCTCATCAAGGATAAGAATAGCTGGATTAAATGCCAAGGCTCGAGCAAAGGATATTAATTGTCGCTGTCCGCTTGAAAGCGTGCTCCCTTTCTCAATCACAGGTTCATCATAACCATTTTCTAGATTTTTAAAAACCCTATCCGCCCCAACATCTTTTAGTGCCTGTTCCACCTTTTCCCTTGAAATGGAAGGGTCATTTAGACTTACATTCGAGGCAATTGTCCCGGTAAACAAATAAGGATCCTGTAATACAATACCCATATGATTGCGAATGGTTTGACGGGGAATACTTTCAATGTCTTTTCCGTCAATGCTTATTTTCCCTTTTTGAACATCATAGAAGCGGAAAAGTAAGTTCATAATAG
The window above is part of the Bacillus sp. SORGH_AS_0510 genome. Proteins encoded here:
- a CDS encoding NAD(P)-dependent oxidoreductase, whose protein sequence is MNICLLGATGRVGTVILENALKNQLSVKVLVRDQSKLQVASEGLTVREGNVLNEKDLALTIKGSDVVISALNTDKSTTLSDSMPLIIKQMQHHGIKRIITVGTAGILQARSAPHLYRFQSSESKRKSTRDAEEHLKAYLLLKESGLDWTIVCPTYLPIGERVGQYRYEKDFLPENPSSISIYDTGDFTYKQLFTKEFIGARVGLTY